A window of Methylomonas sp. 11b genomic DNA:
TGTTCTAAAGCATGGACGCCGGCATCGGTGCGGCCCGCGCAAAGAACAGTAATCGGCTGATTAGCAATTTTACTCAAGGCCTGTTCCAGTTGGCCTTGCACAGTGGCTTTACCGTTTTGCCATTGCCAGCCGGCATAGGCACTGCCGTCGTATTCGATGCCTAAAACGATGCGCGGCATAAAATTAGGTAACTATTCATGAATCCATACCCGGCAACCAACCGCGACGTAGTCGAATAAGGTAATGACGTCGGCGTTAAGCATGCGCAGGCACCCATGCGATTCCGGCTTGCCTTGCATCAGCCCATCCGGGGTGCCGTGAATGTAGATGTAGCGCCAAGTGGAATCGACATCGCCGTAGCGGTTTTTGCCGGGTTCCAGGCCTCCCAACCAGAGAATGCGACTAAGGATCCAGTCGCGTTGCGGATGCAGCAAGGCTAATTCGGGCGTGTAGATTTCGCCGGTCGGTCGACGGCC
This region includes:
- a CDS encoding L,D-transpeptidase family protein, encoding MEVSIAEQRLRLLDNGALLAEFPVSTAKNGPGEKKGSYCTPTGWHKIRAKIGAGLPINSVLAGRRPTGEIYTPELALLHPQRDWILSRILWLGGLEPGKNRYGDVDSTWRYIYIHGTPDGLMQGKPESHGCLRMLNADVITLFDYVAVGCRVWIHE